Part of the Natronobacterium gregoryi SP2 genome, TGGCCGTCCTCGCCGCACGAAAGGCGAACCCGGAGGTCCGCATCGTCGCCGCAGCAAACGACCGCCAGCACGTTGGCAAACTCGAGCAGGTCGGCGCCGACGAGGTGGTCAGTCCGACGGCGATCGGTGGCCGCCTCCTCGGCCGATCGGTTCTCGCGAACGAATCCGCCGAGTCGCTGTTCGAAGACACGGACGACGCGTGAGACGGACCGCTGTCGAACGAATTGGCGCGGTTACGACCAACCTTCGGTCGCGACGTCATTGACTTTCGACAGCCCGTCCGAGTCGCCGTCACGGTTTCCACGGAGCGAACCACGTTCTATCGAAATACAGACAGGACGTGTTCGGCGACGATCGAAGGCGAGGTCGACTTTCGTCCACCCGGAACCGGAATACCGCTTTCGGTGGTGGGGAACTGATTTAGGACCGGCTGTTGACCGGCCGACATGGGCATCGAGGGCGTCAGCACGGCCGAACGGATGCTCCGGAAGCTGCTGGCCCCGCTCTGTGTTCTCTCGGGAATCGTCGTCGTGTCGGGATTTTTCTTCCCCGAACTCGTCGGCGAGACGATATCCGGTCGCGCCTGGCTCACTATTTCGCTCGTGTTCTTCGCCTCCGGTCTGAGCTACCTTGCAGTGTTACCAACCGCAAGCGACGAGCGCGAACAAGCGTTCGATTCGGACTACCTGCTTCGCGTTCGCCGACTCGAGGTTGGTGACGTTCTCGAGGGGTTTCTCGACCGACAAGATCCGGTTACGGTCGGCGTGCCAGTCCTCGCGTTCGGGCTCTTTTTCCTCGGGCAGTTGTTGCTGCCGTCGACGACGATGGCGGTCGTCGCTGCCACACAGGCGGCCGTCACGACGTATGCAGGCTGGCTGTTCTCCGGAATCGTCTTGCTTGCAGTAGCGTTCTGTCTGGCGCTGCTGGTCGGGCCCTGGGGATCGGTGAGACTTGGTGGATCTGACGTCGAACCGGCCTACACGTATCCGGTCTACTTCACGATGGTCTTCACGGCCGGCATCGCCGCCGGAATCGTCTTCTGGGGGCCGGCGGAAGCGTTGTTTCACTACGAAACGCCGCCGTCGTATTTCGAAGTCGAACCACAGTCAGAGGAGGCGGCGGGAGCGGCGTTGACCTACGCGCTGTTTCACTGGGGATTCTGGGCCTGGAGCGTCTACATCGCCGTCGGCGTGCCGATCGCCTACTACGTGTACCAGCAGGACGCACCGCTTCGGGTATCGACGATACTGACGCCGTTTCTCGGCGTCGACAACCTCGATTCGGTCTGGTGTCGACTCGTCGATCTGCTCGCCGTCTTCGCGACGATCGGCGGCATCGCGACCTCGATCGCACTCGTCGGCGACCAGTTTCTCACGGGGATCGACGTCCAGTGGGGCGTCGGGTTCGGCGTCGCGGAATCGGTCCTGTTCGTCGCCGGATTGACGTTCGTCTTCGTCGTCTCGGCACAGAGCGGCGTCCATCGAGGAATACGGCGGATCGCCGGCGTCAACGTCGTGTTGTTCGGCCTGTTCGCTGCGCTGTTTTTCGCCGTTGCGCCACGAACCGTCGTGGTCGAAAGCAGTGTGCATGCGGTCGGAAGCTACGCGAGACACGCGGTTCCGATGAGTCTCCACCTCGGGAACGGACTGGTCGCCGACCGCTGGGTCGCCGACTGGACGATCTGGAACTGGGCGTGGTGGTTCTCCTGGGCACCGTTTGCCGGCCTCTTTCTGGCGGCGCTCTCCCGAGGTCGGCGCATTCGAACGGTTGTCCTGACGGGATTCGTCGCAACGTCGCTTGCGACGATCGTCTGGTTTCTCCTGCTCGGTTCTACCTCCCTTCACCTCCAGCAGACGAGTACCGTCGACGCGCTCGCGGCGATCGACGCCCACGGTCGGTCCGAAGCCGTCGCAGGCTTTCCGGTCTTCGAGGCGTTCTCGATCGGCCAGTTGCTCGTGTTCGTCTTCCTGGCGCTGATCGTCGTCTTCATGGCGACTTCCGCCGACACGTCGACGCTCGTCGTGGCAGTCCTGGCGACCAGACGCGAGTTCGCCCCGACCACCGGTGCGATCCTCTTCTGGGGCATCTTCCAGGGTGTCGTCGCCATCTCGGTACTTGTCACCGACAGCGCCGAACTCCTGCAGGCAATGGCCGTGTTGACCGGCGCTCCCTTCGCACTCCTCGCCCTGATCGCGCTCGTCGGTCTCGCCGGAACGCTTCGCGAGCGCGAACGCGGACGCCGATCGATCGTCGTTGCCATCCGCTCGAGACTGTCCGAAAACAGAGAAAACGACGAGCGGTGACCTCCTGAGAGAGCCGATCAGTCGTCGGCCGCCGGCTCGAGGCCGACCTCGATCTCTGCGGCTGCGGCCTTGTACTCTGGAATCTTCGCTCGCTCGTCGAGGACGTCGTTCGTCAACTTGTTCGCGGAGGCGGCCGCGAAGTGGGGCGTCGTCCAGACGACGCCTTCCTTGGTGTCCTCGGTGACCTGTGCCTCGACGGTGATCTCGCCGCGGCGCGATTTGAGGCCCACTTTCTCGCCGTCCTCGATGCCGTACCGTTCGGCGTCGTTCGGGTGGACGTCGACGAAGTTCTCCGGCGTCTGGCGGTTCAGCGTCGGCGAGCGGCGACTCATCGTCCCCGTGTTGTAGTGTTCCTCGAGACGCGCGGTCGTCAGGATCAGCGGGTACTCGTCGTCGGGCGTCTCCTTCGGCGGCTGGTGGGTGACGCCCTCGATGTGGCCCTTGCCGCTCTCGGTGTCGAACTCGTGTTCGTAGAGGAATGGATCGCCCTCGTCGCCGGGCTGGTAGCAGGGCCAGTGCAGTCCCTCCTCCCCGAGGTTGTCGTAGGTCATCCCGTGGTAGATCGGACAGACCTCGCGGAGCTCCTCGAACACCTCCTCGGGATCGTCGAAGTCGAAGCCCTCGCCGGACTCCGTCCGGCTCTCCGAGGAACGTGACTCCTCGCCGCCGAATAGCCGAGAGCCGACTTCCGAGAGGATCTCGAGGTCGTGTTTCGTGTTCTCGTGTACTTTGTCGACGCCGCGCATCCGCTGGACGCGCCGGTCGGTGTTCGTGACGGTGCCGTCGCGTTCGGCCCAGGTCGTCGCCGGCAGGACGACGTCGGCGTACTTCGCCGTCTCGGTCATGAAGATGTCCTGAACCACCATGAACTCGAGTTCCTGAATGCGCTCGGCGACGCTGTTGGCGTCGGGTTCGGACATGACGGGGTTTTCGCCCATGACGTACAGACCGTGGACCGAGGTGCCGAACTGGTGGGAGACTTCGACGTTGGTCAGGCCCGGTTCGTCGGGTACCTCGAACCCCCAGACGTCCTCGACGCGGGTGCGGGCCTCGTCGTCGTCGACCAGCTGGTAGCCCGGGAGGACGTTCGGCATCGCGCCGACGTCGCAAGTCCCCTGGACGTTGTTCTGTCCCCGAAGCGGGTTGACGCCCGTCCCCGGCCGGCCGATGTTGCCCGTGATCAACGCGAGGTTGATCTCGTTTTGGACATTGTCGACGCCGCAGGCGTGCTGACTCATCCCCATCCCGGTGAAGATGGCGGCGTTGTCCGCTTTCGCGTACTTCTCGGCGGCCAGTTCGATCGCTTCCAGATCGAGCCCGCACTCCTCGGCGGCGGCCTCCTTGTCGAAGCCCTCGAGGGTCTCTTTCAGATCCTCGAACCCCTCGGTGCGAGTCTCGACGAACTCCTCGTCGATCCAGCCGTCCGCCGGGTGCTCTTCGTGGTGGTCGAGGATCGTCTCGAGGACGATATTCAGTAGCGGAATGTCGGTGCCGGGGTTCAACTGGAGGTGCTGGTGGCGATCCGTCTCGTCGATCTGGAACGAGCGCGTCGTCTTGTTCGCATGCGGGTCGACCTGGATCACCGTCGCGCCCTCGAGGACGGCCTGGCGGAAGTACTGGCTGTTCGCGATCGGATGCTGTTCGCCCGGGTTCGCACCCTGAATCCAGAACAGGTCACACGCCTCCTCTAAGTCGGCCATGCTGTTCGTCATCGCGCCCGCGCCCAGGCTCGTCCGTAGCGCCCAGACCGTCGAAGCGTGACACATCCGCGTACAGTTGTCGACGTTGTTGGTGCCGTACCGGCGAGCGATCTTCTGGAGGAGGTAGTTCTCCTCGTTCATCGTCTTCGAGGAGCCGAAAAAGCCCATCGCGTCCGGACGGTATTCCTCGCGGATGCGCTCGAGTTCCTCGACGACCAGGTCGTAGGCCTCTTCCCAGCTAGCTTCTCGGAACTCGCCGTCCTCTTTGATCAGCGGCTCGGTCAGTCGGTCCTCGTGGTCGACGACCTCCGTCGCCGCGCCGCCCTTGATACAGACTCGACCCTCGTTTACCGGCGCGTCGCCCCACGGCATGAACTGGACGTCGCCCGGTTCCTCCCCCTGCTTGACCTGGATGCCACAGCCGACGCCACAGTACGGACAGATCGTCTTCGTCGGTCCGGACTCGGGGTCGTCAGTCGACATCGGGATCACCTGTGTGAGTGCTGGTCATGGTATACCGTATCGTCTCGGCCGACGGCAATCAAAGTTTCTCCGGGACCGCCGCCGCGCCGCAGTATCGACCGTCGTCGTGACGGAAACGTTCACACGGTCGGCCGTCGTACCCCGCGAGCAGGATGGAACTCACCGCAGACACCGTCGACGCGCTCGCCGACGAGTACGCCGACGCCCACCCGTTCGCGACCGTCGAAGACGAACACCGCGAGATCATGCCGGCGACGCTCGAGAGCGGCGACTACGGCTGGCGCGACGTAGAGTGGGTCGTCCAGTGGTACTATCGGCGACGCCTCGACTACGACAACGCCGCTCGCCGCCGCAGGGAGGCGGCCTTCGGCGACAACGAGTACGAGGCGGTCCACGCCGCCATCGACGACGCGCTCGCGGCCGACGAGACCGAGGCGAAACTCGAGGCCCTGACGACGCTGTCCGGCGTCGATCCCTCCGTCGCAACTGCGTTCCTGCAGTTTCTCGACCCCGGCCGCTATCTCGTGCTGAGCGACCGGGAGTGGGGGGTCCTGCAGGACTGTGGCGAACTCGAGGAGCCGTACCCGGAAGAGCCGTCCCCGGCGGCGTACGAACGATACCTCGAGACGTGTCAAGACGTCGCCGACCGATGTGAGTGTGACCTGCAGACGCTGTACCGGGCGCTGTGGCAGGTCGAAACGAGCGAATAAAGACCGCTCGCTCAGAACAGCCCCGAAATACTCCCGTCGGAGTGCAGTTCCATGCTCTCGGCTGCTGGCTCCGCCGGGAGCCCCGGCAGCGTGAGCACGTCGGCGGTCAACACCACCAGGAAACCCGCTCCTGCCGACGGGTAAATCTCGTTTACCTCGAGCGTCCAGTCCTCGGGGACGCCCTTCTCGCTCGCGTCGTCGCTCAGCGAGTGGAACGTCTTCGAGAGACAGATCGGCACGTCGTCGAACCCCAGTTCTGTCAGCCGGTCGATGTCGTCTCTGGCGTCGCTGTGGAACTCGACGCCGTCGGCACCGTAGATCTCGGTGGCGACGGTCTCGATCTTCTCTTCGATGGAAGCCTCGAGGTCGTACAGCGGTTCGAACTCCGACTCGGCGTCGGCAGCCTCGACGAGGTGTTCGGCGAGTTCGATCCCGCCTTCGCCGCCCTCGGCGAAGACGGTCGACTCTGCGGCCGGCACGCCGAGTTCGTCCTCGCAGTGCTCGACGACGGCCTCGACCTCGGCGTCGGTGTCCTGCGGGAAGCGGTTGACGGCGACGACGACCGGGACGCCGAACTGCTGGAGGTTCCGGACGTGTTTCTCCAGGTTCTCGAGGCCGTCGTAGACGGCGTCGACGTCTTCTTCCTCGAGTGCGTCGACGTCTGGCGGCCACATGTCCTGGCCGTGGTACTTCAGCGCGCGGACGGAGGCGACGAGAGCGACGGCGTCGGGTTCGACGTCGCCGAAGCGGGAGACGATGTTCATGAACTTCTCGGCCCCCAGGTCGGAGCCGAAGCCGGCTTCGGTGACGAGGTACTCCGAGAGGTGGGCGGCGACCTCGTCGGCGATCAGGGAGTTGGTGCCGTGGGCGATATTGGCGAACGGACCGCCGTGGACGAACGCCGGCGTCCCCTCGATCGTCTGGACGACGTTGGGTTTCAGTGCGTCTTTCAAGAGGATCGCGGCGGCGTCGGTCGCGCCGAGGTCGTCGACCGTGACCGGGTCGCCGTCCTCGTCGTAGGCGACGATGATCCGTGCGATGCGTTCTTTGAGGTCCTCGAGTCCGTCGGCGAGACAGAGCACGGCCATCAGTTCCGAGGCAGCGGTCAGGATGAACCCGTCCTCGCGGGGGATGCCGGTCACGTCGCCGCCCAGGCCGACGACCGTCTCGCGGAGGACCCGATCGTTCATGTCGATCGCACGCGGCCAGTTGATCCAGTTGACCGCGATGTCGAGTTCGTTGCCCTGCTTGATGTGGTTGTCCAGTATCGTCGCGATGAGGTTGTGTGCGGAGGTCAACGCGTGCAGGTCGCCCGTGAAGTGGAGGTTGATGTCCTCCATCGGGAGCACCTGCGAGTAGCCACCGCCCGCGGCCCCGCCTTTGACGCCGAAGACGGGGCCAAGCGACGGTTCCCGGATCGCGACGAGCGCGTCTTCCCCGAGTTGGTTCAACGCCTGCCCGAGTCCGACCGTCGTCACCGTCTTCCCCTCGCCTAGCGGCGTCGGCGTCATCCCGGTGACGAGGATCGTCTTGCCCGCGGGGTCGCCCTCCTCGCGGAGCCGCTCGATGGCCTCGAGTTCGACCTTCGCTGTCTCCTCGCCGAGCAGTTGGAGGTCGTCCGCCTCGAGGCCGTAGGGTTCGACGACGTCGGTGATGTGTTTCGTGGTTACTGACTGTGCGATTTCGTAGTCCGACGGTATCGATCCGCCTTCGTCTGCACTCATATCGGTCCCTTTTCCCGATCGCTTCATAAGTGTTGACGCCACGCATAGCGTTCCGGATACGACGAGGTTCCGTTCGCGCTCGTCGCCGGGAACGAGATCTGACACACGGAAGCGAACGACCGAAACACGACCCATAACCGACCTGATTGCTTGTGGTGTGGGCTACCGACCGATTCGTTTCGTTCCATCGCCACTCTACGCTCCGAGCAAGATTCGTCCTCGGGCCCTACGACCTCGTCCCTCGTCACGTAACCTGCGTGTCAGATGTACGTCCATTTAATAGCGTGTGGGATGATCACTAGCGACGAAGATGACACTGTACGGAAAGCGCCCGTGGACAGCGGACGGACGACCACGCCGGACGGGTGGTGAGCGACGATGAGCAGCGACTTTCCCTCGAGTGCGGGGACGGTAATCATCGGTGCCGGAATCGTCGGCAACAGCCTCGCGTACCACCTCTCGAAACAGGGTCGAGACGATATCCTCCTGATGGACAAGGGACCGCTCCCGGACCCAGGCGGGTCGACGGGACACGCGTCGAACTTCCTGATGCCGGTCGAGCACTCGAAGGAGATGACCCACCTCACCCGCCGCTCGATCGAGCAGTACGAGGACATGGACACGTTCACGAACAGCGGCGGAATCGAGGTCGCCCGAACCGACGAGCGGATGGCGGAACTAAAACGGCGCGTCCAGTCGGCCAAAGCCTGGGGTGAGCCCGGCGAGTTGCTCTCCGTCGAGGAGGTCGAGGAGATGGTGCCCTACGTCAATACCGACATCATCGAGGGCGGGTTCTACAGCCCGGGCGCCGGCACCTGCGACCCGCTGCGGGCCGGCGAAGTGATGCGGGCACGAGCCGATCACGAAACTGACGGCGGACTCACCGTCTCGCCGAACACGGAGGTGCTCGACTTACACGTCGAGGACGACGCGATACAGGCCGTCGAGACTGACCGTGGCACTGTCGAGGCAGGCGAGGTCGTCATCGCCGCGGGG contains:
- a CDS encoding BCCT family transporter; translation: MGIEGVSTAERMLRKLLAPLCVLSGIVVVSGFFFPELVGETISGRAWLTISLVFFASGLSYLAVLPTASDEREQAFDSDYLLRVRRLEVGDVLEGFLDRQDPVTVGVPVLAFGLFFLGQLLLPSTTMAVVAATQAAVTTYAGWLFSGIVLLAVAFCLALLVGPWGSVRLGGSDVEPAYTYPVYFTMVFTAGIAAGIVFWGPAEALFHYETPPSYFEVEPQSEEAAGAALTYALFHWGFWAWSVYIAVGVPIAYYVYQQDAPLRVSTILTPFLGVDNLDSVWCRLVDLLAVFATIGGIATSIALVGDQFLTGIDVQWGVGFGVAESVLFVAGLTFVFVVSAQSGVHRGIRRIAGVNVVLFGLFAALFFAVAPRTVVVESSVHAVGSYARHAVPMSLHLGNGLVADRWVADWTIWNWAWWFSWAPFAGLFLAALSRGRRIRTVVLTGFVATSLATIVWFLLLGSTSLHLQQTSTVDALAAIDAHGRSEAVAGFPVFEAFSIGQLLVFVFLALIVVFMATSADTSTLVVAVLATRREFAPTTGAILFWGIFQGVVAISVLVTDSAELLQAMAVLTGAPFALLALIALVGLAGTLRERERGRRSIVVAIRSRLSENRENDER
- the fdhF gene encoding formate dehydrogenase subunit alpha codes for the protein MSTDDPESGPTKTICPYCGVGCGIQVKQGEEPGDVQFMPWGDAPVNEGRVCIKGGAATEVVDHEDRLTEPLIKEDGEFREASWEEAYDLVVEELERIREEYRPDAMGFFGSSKTMNEENYLLQKIARRYGTNNVDNCTRMCHASTVWALRTSLGAGAMTNSMADLEEACDLFWIQGANPGEQHPIANSQYFRQAVLEGATVIQVDPHANKTTRSFQIDETDRHQHLQLNPGTDIPLLNIVLETILDHHEEHPADGWIDEEFVETRTEGFEDLKETLEGFDKEAAAEECGLDLEAIELAAEKYAKADNAAIFTGMGMSQHACGVDNVQNEINLALITGNIGRPGTGVNPLRGQNNVQGTCDVGAMPNVLPGYQLVDDDEARTRVEDVWGFEVPDEPGLTNVEVSHQFGTSVHGLYVMGENPVMSEPDANSVAERIQELEFMVVQDIFMTETAKYADVVLPATTWAERDGTVTNTDRRVQRMRGVDKVHENTKHDLEILSEVGSRLFGGEESRSSESRTESGEGFDFDDPEEVFEELREVCPIYHGMTYDNLGEEGLHWPCYQPGDEGDPFLYEHEFDTESGKGHIEGVTHQPPKETPDDEYPLILTTARLEEHYNTGTMSRRSPTLNRQTPENFVDVHPNDAERYGIEDGEKVGLKSRRGEITVEAQVTEDTKEGVVWTTPHFAAASANKLTNDVLDERAKIPEYKAAAAEIEVGLEPAADD
- a CDS encoding formate--tetrahydrofolate ligase, which gives rise to MSADEGGSIPSDYEIAQSVTTKHITDVVEPYGLEADDLQLLGEETAKVELEAIERLREEGDPAGKTILVTGMTPTPLGEGKTVTTVGLGQALNQLGEDALVAIREPSLGPVFGVKGGAAGGGYSQVLPMEDINLHFTGDLHALTSAHNLIATILDNHIKQGNELDIAVNWINWPRAIDMNDRVLRETVVGLGGDVTGIPREDGFILTAASELMAVLCLADGLEDLKERIARIIVAYDEDGDPVTVDDLGATDAAAILLKDALKPNVVQTIEGTPAFVHGGPFANIAHGTNSLIADEVAAHLSEYLVTEAGFGSDLGAEKFMNIVSRFGDVEPDAVALVASVRALKYHGQDMWPPDVDALEEEDVDAVYDGLENLEKHVRNLQQFGVPVVVAVNRFPQDTDAEVEAVVEHCEDELGVPAAESTVFAEGGEGGIELAEHLVEAADAESEFEPLYDLEASIEEKIETVATEIYGADGVEFHSDARDDIDRLTELGFDDVPICLSKTFHSLSDDASEKGVPEDWTLEVNEIYPSAGAGFLVVLTADVLTLPGLPAEPAAESMELHSDGSISGLF